The genomic DNA CAAGCTCGCCTTCGCCGATGGGATCGCCCACTTCTTCCGGACCCATCGCGGTCAGCCGTTCGTGTCCTCGGCGTTGATGGACCCCATCACGAAAGGCTTCGTGGCCGCCATCCACCGGTTCGTGACCACCGAGGGCGTCGACCTGGTTCCGTTCCGCAAGGGTGAACGTAAAGACGACGTGGCCCACGCCTACCTGGCTGACCACGACGGCTCCGAGCAGATCCTCTTCGTCGGCCGCGCCCAGGAGAAGACCAACGTGTTCCGGACCCAGCGCCGCCACAACCCGATCACCGGCAAGGCCTACCCGTGGTTGGTGGCCGACACCTCGATGGTCAACCACTTCTATTTCTACGGCTTCGACGACGACTTCGGCCCGTTCTTCATCAAGTTCGCGACCTACTTCCCGTATGTGGCCAAGTGCTGCCTGTTGACTGAACTACGGGACGACCCGTTGAGGTGGCTGGTTACGGTCCGGTCCCGTGTTCGAACAGGAAGAGCCGCGGGATCTTGGTGCGTTGGTTGTTGCTCGGCAGGGCGCGCTCGTGCCAACCGGGGACCCGTTCGAGCCGTATCGGCTGCTTGATCGGGCGGGGCAGCCGGTGGGCCCGGTTGCTGCGTTTCTCGGTGAGCTGCAGGGTTGCGGGAGACCCGCGACGACGCAACGGTCCTACGGCATGGCGCTGCTGCGCTGGTTTCGGTTCTTGTGGGCGATCGACGTGGCCTGGGATCACGCCACCCGCGTGGAGGCCCGGGACTTCTGTCGGTGGATCCAGATTGTCGGCAAGCCAGTCCCGCTATCGCCCCGGCCGGGGACGGCTGGTGATGCGGTTGCTCAGAAGCCATCGGTGCCGGCGCCGGGCCGGACGGCGCAGAACATGACCCCTGGGATCAGGAACTCGATCACGGGGAAGGTGGCGCCGGGGTCGGGCTACGCGCCGACCACCAGCGCCCATAGCGAGACGGTGCTGCGGGGCTTCTACGAGTTCCACTTGCAGGCCGGCTCGGGGCCGATGGTGAACCCGTTCCCGCTGTCACGAGGCCGTCAGGGCCGAGCGAACGAGCATCACAACCCGATGCAGGCGTTCCGTCAGGAACGCAGCGGCCTGTTCCGGCCGCGGGTCGTTCAACGGGCGCCGCGGCAGATCCCGGATGAGAAGTTCAACGAACTTTTCGTCCGGCTCGGCTCTGATCGCGACCGGGCCTTGGTGGCGTTGTGGGTGTCGACTGGGGCTCGCGCGTCGGAATTGCTGGGAGCGGTGCGCGGGGACGCCGACCCTGGGCAGCAACTGATCACGGTGATTCGCAAGGGGTCCAGGGCGTTGCAGCAACTCCCGGCGTCGCCTGACTCGTTCGTGTGGCTACGGCTCTATCAGGCGCGCCTTGATGATCTGGTTCCGGCCGGCCGAGACCAGCCGCTTTGGTGGACGCTGCGCCAGCCG from Acidimicrobiales bacterium includes the following:
- a CDS encoding site-specific integrase, which gives rise to MGPVAAFLGELQGCGRPATTQRSYGMALLRWFRFLWAIDVAWDHATRVEARDFCRWIQIVGKPVPLSPRPGTAGDAVAQKPSVPAPGRTAQNMTPGIRNSITGKVAPGSGYAPTTSAHSETVLRGFYEFHLQAGSGPMVNPFPLSRGRQGRANEHHNPMQAFRQERSGLFRPRVVQRAPRQIPDEKFNELFVRLGSDRDRALVALWVSTGARASELLGAVRGDADPGQQLITVIRKGSRALQQLPASPDSFVWLRLYQARLDDLVPAGRDQPLWWTLRQPFRALSYHAAYRMFTRVNAALGERWTLHDLRHTAAYRMARDPDMPLTDVQWILGHAHLTTTQIYISPLPEDVIASVLAHHQRRAAPKPTPPPSPYRPESLDVLFGTERE